A window of Stutzerimonas stutzeri genomic DNA:
ACCTGGACGCTGATCCTGCGCCTGGTGCTGCCGCAGCTGATGCCGCGCCTGCTGATCAGCCTGCGCCTGGTGCTCGGCTCGGCCTGGTTGTTTCTCATCGCCGCCGAGGCCATCGCCTCCACGGACGGCCTCGGCTACCGCATCTTTCTAGTGCGTCGCTACATGGCGATGGACGTGATTCTGCCTTATGTCGCCTGGATCACCGCGTTGGCCTGGTCCATGGATTACCTGCTACGGCGCCTGACCCAGCTGCTGTTCCCCTGGTACGAAGGAGCCAAGGCATGAGCGATATCAACGCGAACGCGCCCGTGGCCGCACACTCCGAGCACCGCGCAACGCAGCCAGGGGCTCGCGTAGCAGGCTCCCCCAACACCTTTATCCAGGTGAAGAACGTCTGGCAGGAATACGGCGATCAGGTGGTGCTGGAGCGCCTGAATCTGGATATCAGCGAAGGCGAGTTCTGCACCCTGGTCGGTGCCTCCGGCTGCGGCAAGTCGACCTTCCTGCGCCTACTACTGGGTCAGGAAACACCGAGCCGCGGCGAACTGCTGCTGGACGGCAAGCCACTGGCCGGCGAACCAGACGCCAGCCGCGGCGTGGTTTTCCAGCGCTATTCGGTGTTCCCGCATCTGTCGGTGCAGGACAACGTCGCCCTCGGCCTCGAGCTGCCGCGTGCCCCGCTGCTCGGCCGCCTGCTCGGACGCCACAAGCGCGAGGCCCGCGAGCAGGCCGCGCAGATGCTGCACAAGGTTGGCCTCGGCCACGCCCTGGACAAGTATCCGGCGCAGCTGTCGGGCGGCATGCAGCAGCGCCTCGCGATCGCCCAGGCGCTGGTGATGAAACCCCGCGTGCTGCTGCTGGACGAACCCTTCGGCGCACTCGACCCCGGCATCCGCAAGGACATGCACACGCTGCTGCTGGAGCTGTGGCGGGAGACCCGATTGACCGTGTTCATGGTCACCCATGACCTGTCGGAAGGCTTCACCCTCGGCAGCCGCATCCTGGTCTTCGATAAGCCACGCATCGATCCCCATGCACCGGGCGCCTATGGCGCGCGAGTGACCTACGACATTCCGCTGCACGAGGGCCGCCACGCACCCGGCGCGTCCGCTGGCCTTTCGGCCGTCCTCGGCGAGCCACTTCGAACTGCCCATCAAGGAGCCTGACATGAGCGCTTCACTCGCGATTCGCCCCACGCTGTATGAGGAAACCGTTCCTGGCGGCGGCCACACCTCCTTCGTCCTCAAACGCGGCCAGCTGCTGCGCCTGACCGATATCGAAGGCGGCGCCAACGTCAGCGTCATGCTGCTCAACGCCCATGAAAAGAGCGAACGCCTCAACCTGCCGGATACGCTCAAGGGCCAGCACACCGCCAAGCTCAGCGCCGGCCACTGTCTGTACTCGGACATGGGCCGCGTACTCGCCGCAATCACCGCCGACACCTGCGGCTGGCACGACAGCTTCGGCGGCGTGCTGAACGCCGATGAAGTCGCCGAGAAGTACGGCCAAGGGCGCTATCAGGAACTGCGCAACGGCTTCTTCCGCAACGGCACGGACAACCTGCTGGTGGAGATGGGCAAGTGGAACCTGAACCTGCAGGACTTGCTGATGGTGCTCAATCTGTTCAGCCGGGTGGATGTCGATGCCGACGGCGCTTTCGCCTTTCAGCCCGGCAACAGCCAGGCCGGCGACTACGTCGAGCTGTACGCACCAATGGACACGCTGGTGATCCTCACTGCGCTGCAGCATCCGCTGGACCCGAATCCCGACTACGCCCCGAAACCGGTGCAGCTCAGCTGGCACAGCGTCGCCAGCGACGGCATCAGCGTGCTCTGCCGCACCTCGCGGCCAGAGAACGGCCGCGCCTTCCATAACACCGAACGGCTGTACGTCTGAGGAGTGCCGAGATGACGATCATTGAAAGCGACCTGCACCCCGAAACTGCCGTGTTCCGCCACGAAATCCCTGCTGGCGAGCCTTATCTGTTCGAAGTGAAGGCCGGCCAGACCCTGCGCCTGCTCGATCTGAAAGGTAACCAGGCCGTGGACACGCTGTTCTTCAGCGCGAGGAACCCGCGCGAGCGCTACGACCCGCAGCGCACTCTGCGCAAGCAGAACCGCGTCTACCTCACCACCGGCACTGTGCTCTATTCGAACCTGGGTAACCCGCTGCTGACCATCGTCGCCGACACCTGCGGTCGTCACGACACGCTCGGCGGCGCCTGTGCCCAGGAAAGCAACGTGGTGCGCTACGCGCTGGACAAGCGCTACATGCACAGCTGCCGCGACAACTTCCTGCGCGCGAGCCTCAACGACGGCCGCCTGAGCAAGCGCGACATTGGCGCCAACATCAACTTCTTCATGAACGTGCCGGTAACGCCAGAGGGCGGGCTGACCTTTGCCGACGGCATCTCTGCCCCCGGCAAGTACGTCGAGCTCAAGGCCGAGCAGGACGTGATCGTGCTGATTTCCAATTGCCCGCAGTTGAACAACCCCTGCAACGGCTGGAACCCGACCCCGGCCGAGGTGCTGGTGTGGAACTGATGCCGCTGTTGCGACGCTACCTACTGCCGCTGCTGCAGGCACGTGCCGGGCAGCGGCCCACCGAACCCAGGCCGGATACACCCGGCAAGGATGACCATCGCGCCGCCCAGTAGAACCGTAGGGTGGGCCGGGCGGCGTCGTAGGGTGGGCTTCAGCCCACCATGTTGACCGACTGCTAACGGTGGGCTCAAGCCCGCCCTACGGCGACTTTGAGCGCCGCGATGCTATTGATCGTAATCACCACCACGGACGACCGTGGCGATGAACGAATAGAAGCGGGACGGCCCGCCTTGCCCGTTGAGGGTTACCCAAGATGTTCGACAAACTCCTGATTGCCAACCGCGGCGCCATTGCTTGCCGCATCCTGCGTACGCTGCGCGCCCTAGACGTGAAAGGCGTGGCCGTCTATTCCGAGGCCGACGCCGCCAGCCTGCATATCCAGCAGGCCGATGAAGCCCATAGCCTCGGTGAAGGGGCTGCCCCGAACACCTATCTGGTGGTCGACAAGATTCTCGGCATCGCGCTTGAAACCGGTGCAAGAGCGATTCACCCCGGCTATGGCTTCCTCTCCGAGAACGCGGCCTTTGCCGAGGCCTGCGAGGCCGCCGGCATCGCCTTCGTCGGGCCAACGCCGGAGCAGTTGCGCGTGTTCGGCCTCAAGCACACCGCCCGCGCGCTGGCCAAGCAGCATGGCGTACCGATGCTCGAAGGCACCGAACTGCTGGAAAATCTCGATACCGCGCTCGTCGCTGGCGAGCAGGTCGGCTACCCGGTGATGCTGAAAAGCACCGCTGGCGGCGGCGGCATCGGCATGCGCGTATGCAACACCGCCGCCGAGCTGAGCGAGGCCTTCGATGCGGTCAAACGCCTCGGGCAGAACAACTTCAGCGACTCGGGCGTGTTCATCGAGAAATACATTCAGCGCGCCCGCCACCTGGAGGTACAGGTGTTCGGTGATGGCCGGGGCGACGTGATCGCCTTAGGCGTTCGCGACTGCTCGGTGCAGCGGCGCAACCAGAAGGTACTGGAGGAAACCCCGGCGCCGAACCTGCCGGCCGGCATGGCGGAAGCGCTCTGCGAGGCGGCAATCAAGCTGGCCAAGGCGGTCAGCTACCGCAGCGCCGGCACGGTCGAGTTCGTCTATGACGCCGAGGCCGCTCGCTTCTACTTCCTCGAGGTAAATACCCGTCTGCAAGTCGAGCACGGGGTGACCGAGCAGGTCTGGGGCGTGGACCTGGTGCGCTGGATGATCGAGCTGGCGGCCGGTGATCTGCCGCCGCTGGCTGAACTGGCCAAGGGCTTGAAGTCCGAGGGCCACGCCATTCAGGCGCGCCTCTATGCCGAGGATCCGGGCCGCGATTTCCAGCCGAGTCCTGGCTTGCTGACTGCCGTGAGTTTCCCCAAGGGTGACGGCAAGGCCCTGCGCATCGATACCTGGGTCGAGGCCGGCTGCGAGATTCCGCCCTACTTCGACCCGATGACCGCCAAGCTCATCACTTGGGCGCCTACTCGAGGCCAGGCCTGTGCCGCGCTCGATCAGGCGCTGGACGCTACCACGCTGTATGGCGTCGAGACCAACCGCGACTACCTGCGGCAGATCCTCGCGTATACCCCGTTCGCCGAGGGCAACCCCTGGACCCGCTGCCTGGAAAGCCTGACCTACCGCGCCACTACGTTCGAAGTGATCAGCGCCGGCACCCAGACCACCGTGCAGGACTACCCCGGCCGGCTCGGTTACTGGGCCGTCGGCGTGCCACCGTCTGGCCCGATGGACAGTCGTGCGCTGCGCCTGGGCAACGCGCTGCTGGGTAATCCGGCGGAGGCAGCTGGCCTGGAAATCACCATGAGCGGACCGATCCTGCGTTTCAACACCGACGCAGTGGTGACCGTAACAGGCGCCGAGATCCCGCTGAAGCTCGACGACATCGAACTATCGATGTGCACTACGATCCTGATCAAAGCCGGCAGCACGCTTGCGCTCGGCACCATCGCGGGCGCCGGTGCGCGCAGCTATCTGTGCGTACGCGGCGGGCTGCAAGTCCCCGATTATCTCGGCAGCAAGAGCACCTTCACCCTTGGCCAGTTCGGCGGCCATGCCGGTCGCGCCTTGCGGGCCGGTGACGTGTTACATATTCCGGCGCTGACGGACGAAAGCGTTGGCGCGAGCCTGCCTCGGGAACTGTGCTCTGCCCTGCCAGCGGTGCGGGAAATCCGCGTGATCTACGGCCCGCATGGCGCACCGGAATATTTCACCGAAGGCTATATCGAGAGGTTCTTCGCCACCGACTGGGAAGTGCATTTCAACTCCAGCCGCACCGGCGTGC
This region includes:
- a CDS encoding urea amidolyase associated protein UAAP1, whose translation is MSASLAIRPTLYEETVPGGGHTSFVLKRGQLLRLTDIEGGANVSVMLLNAHEKSERLNLPDTLKGQHTAKLSAGHCLYSDMGRVLAAITADTCGWHDSFGGVLNADEVAEKYGQGRYQELRNGFFRNGTDNLLVEMGKWNLNLQDLLMVLNLFSRVDVDADGAFAFQPGNSQAGDYVELYAPMDTLVILTALQHPLDPNPDYAPKPVQLSWHSVASDGISVLCRTSRPENGRAFHNTERLYV
- a CDS encoding ABC transporter ATP-binding protein, whose translation is MSDINANAPVAAHSEHRATQPGARVAGSPNTFIQVKNVWQEYGDQVVLERLNLDISEGEFCTLVGASGCGKSTFLRLLLGQETPSRGELLLDGKPLAGEPDASRGVVFQRYSVFPHLSVQDNVALGLELPRAPLLGRLLGRHKREAREQAAQMLHKVGLGHALDKYPAQLSGGMQQRLAIAQALVMKPRVLLLDEPFGALDPGIRKDMHTLLLELWRETRLTVFMVTHDLSEGFTLGSRILVFDKPRIDPHAPGAYGARVTYDIPLHEGRHAPGASAGLSAVLGEPLRTAHQGA
- a CDS encoding urea amidolyase associated protein UAAP2; protein product: MTIIESDLHPETAVFRHEIPAGEPYLFEVKAGQTLRLLDLKGNQAVDTLFFSARNPRERYDPQRTLRKQNRVYLTTGTVLYSNLGNPLLTIVADTCGRHDTLGGACAQESNVVRYALDKRYMHSCRDNFLRASLNDGRLSKRDIGANINFFMNVPVTPEGGLTFADGISAPGKYVELKAEQDVIVLISNCPQLNNPCNGWNPTPAEVLVWN
- the uca gene encoding urea carboxylase, whose amino-acid sequence is MFDKLLIANRGAIACRILRTLRALDVKGVAVYSEADAASLHIQQADEAHSLGEGAAPNTYLVVDKILGIALETGARAIHPGYGFLSENAAFAEACEAAGIAFVGPTPEQLRVFGLKHTARALAKQHGVPMLEGTELLENLDTALVAGEQVGYPVMLKSTAGGGGIGMRVCNTAAELSEAFDAVKRLGQNNFSDSGVFIEKYIQRARHLEVQVFGDGRGDVIALGVRDCSVQRRNQKVLEETPAPNLPAGMAEALCEAAIKLAKAVSYRSAGTVEFVYDAEAARFYFLEVNTRLQVEHGVTEQVWGVDLVRWMIELAAGDLPPLAELAKGLKSEGHAIQARLYAEDPGRDFQPSPGLLTAVSFPKGDGKALRIDTWVEAGCEIPPYFDPMTAKLITWAPTRGQACAALDQALDATTLYGVETNRDYLRQILAYTPFAEGNPWTRCLESLTYRATTFEVISAGTQTTVQDYPGRLGYWAVGVPPSGPMDSRALRLGNALLGNPAEAAGLEITMSGPILRFNTDAVVTVTGAEIPLKLDDIELSMCTTILIKAGSTLALGTIAGAGARSYLCVRGGLQVPDYLGSKSTFTLGQFGGHAGRALRAGDVLHIPALTDESVGASLPRELCSALPAVREIRVIYGPHGAPEYFTEGYIERFFATDWEVHFNSSRTGVRLIGPKPEWVRDSGGEAGLHPSNIHDNPYAIGAVDFTGDMPVILGPDGPSLGGFVCPVTIIEADLWQLGQLKAGDRVRFVPVDVATARKLAQAANTECARLAAAPVPCVPVALESPIVLDIGEADTRLVARLSGDTHLLLEIGQPELDLVLRFRGHALMQALEAKQLDGVIDLTPGIRSLQVHYQPETLPLASLLDTVAGLWDAVCSAQDLRVPSRIVHLPLSWDDPACQLAIDKYMTTVRKDAPWCPSNLEFIRRINDLPNLDAVYRTVFEASYLVMGLGDVYLGAPVATPLDPRHRLVTTKYNPARTWTAENSVGIGGAYMCVYGMEGPGGYQFVGRTLQMWNRYRAVEAFGGQPWLLRFFDQIRFFPVSAEELTKIRRDFPLGRYPLKIEETELRLSDYQAFLDQEADGIDAFRQQQRAAFDAERQRWIASGQAHFESEEVAADLGEDAPLDDGQHGIESHIAGNLWQVSVAEGERVEAGDVLVILESMKMEIPLTAPVAGVIKEVRVQPGAPVRAGQRVVVIEEA